The Pyrus communis chromosome 9, drPyrComm1.1, whole genome shotgun sequence genome has a segment encoding these proteins:
- the LOC137744078 gene encoding light-harvesting complex-like protein OHP1, chloroplastic, producing MATSSTILSSSLLTTRVLTANPQTQQLCPAPRRRTSSFTVQAAKLPAGVVVPKVEPKFKAPFAGFTRTAEIWNSRACMIGLIGTFIVELILNKGILQLIGVEIGKGLDIPL from the exons aTGGCAACTTCATCTACCATACTTTCATCTTCTCTCCTCACCACCAGGGTTCTAACGGCAAATCCTCAAACCCAGCAACTCTGCCCAGCTCCCAGGAGGCGTACCAGCTCCTTCACAGTTCAAGCTGCCAAGCTTCCTGCTGGG GTGGTGGTGCCAAAAGTAGAGCCAAAGTTTAAGGCCCCTTTTGCTGGATTCACCAGGACTGCAGAAATATGGAATTCTAGAGCATGTATGATCGGACTTATCGGAACCTTCATAGTGGAACTG ATATTGAACAAGGGAATACTGCAGTTGATTGGAGTGGAGATTGGAAAAGGATTAGATATTCCTCTGTGA
- the LOC137745532 gene encoding uncharacterized protein, protein MIRTAVKLSLSAATVNRTAKLGVSILHRSPPSRLVHDGINGLNANPVALQMINYALSHARSQKSDESYAQGVLVLEQCLSTQPSEGQDPAGDNSRGMVLLAMSTLSSERGNFGEAVEKLQKIQDLTNSSVGVRVAALEALVGLHLELEQDDTSSVLADKCLELLENNEPGSNGGDFINARARAVKGLVELVHGNTASAESFFQGLKDNPAITGSTALSYGEFLHATQNFSLAKDVYQNVIQGLSKNEEYGNPNALAACNMSAEEVSLAATCALGQLEAHLGNFDDAEEILTKALTITEEHFGSRHPQVGVILTCIALMFRRKAMLEHSSALLIQEGLYRRAIELLKPPPLDSEGTEAKVDRSDIVALARGGYAEVLCIQQNRKDQGEKAKSWAEAVWRNRRLSLAEALDVSNTSSAVPIIDARISRVL, encoded by the exons ATGATTCGCACCGCAGTTAAGCTATCGCTATCTGCGGCCACCGTCAATCGAACCGCCAAGCTCGGGGTCTCCATCCTTCATCGATCACCGCCGTCCAGACTTGTCCACGACGGGATCAACGGCTTGAACGCCAACCCCGTTGCTCTTCAGATGATCAACTACGCTCTCTCTCACGCTAGGTCTCAGAAATCAG ATGAATCGTATGCGCAAGGTGTGCTTGTACTGGAACAGTGCCTTTCGACTCAGCCGAGCGAAGGGCAAGACCCTGCTGGTGATAATTCAAGGGGAATGGTGTTGTTGGCCATGTCCACTTTATCATCTGAAAg agGAAATTTCGGTGAAGCAGTGGAGAAGCTGCAAAAGATTCAAGATTTAACCAACTCTTCAGTTGGTGTTAGAG TTGCCGCCTTGGAGGCTCTTGTCGGACTTCACTTAGAGTTAGAGCAG GATGATACTTCATCAGTGCTCGCAGATAAATGCTTAGAACTGTTGGAGAACAATGAGCCTGGATCAAATGGTGGAGATTTTATAAATGCTCGCGCTAGAGCAGTAAAGGGGCTTGTTGAACTTGTCCATGGTAATACTGCATCAG CTGAATCGTTCTTTCAAGGACTTAAGGACAACCCGGCAATCACTG GTAGTACTGCTTTATCCTATGGAGAATTCTTGCATGCAACACAGAACTTTTCGTTGGCAAAGGATGTCTACCAGAATGTTATTCAAGGGTTGTCCAAGAACGAAGAGTATGGTAATCCGAATGCATTAGCAGCCTGTAATATGTCTGCTGAGGAAGTTTCCCTAGCTGCCACATGTGCTTTAGGACAACTTGAGGCTCACTTGGG GAACTTTGACGATGCCGAGGAGATATTGACTAAAGCTTTAACTATAACCGAGGAACATTTTG GCTCTCGTCACCCCCAGGTTGGTGTTATTTTAACCTGCATAGCTCTCATGTTTCGACGCAAAGCAATGCTAGAGCATTCTAGTGCTCTTTTGATTCAAGAG GGACTTTATAGAAGGGCAATAGAGTTGCTGAAACCCCCACCATTGGACTCAGAAG GTACAGAAGCAAAGGTAGATAGAAGTGATATAGTGGCCCTTGCAAGAG GTGGGTATGCTGAAGTGCTTTGTATCCAACAGAACCGAAAGGATCAAGGTGAAAAAGCAAAGAGTTGGGCGGAGGCTGTATGGAGGAACCGCCGGCTGTCATTGGCCGAAGCACTGGACGTATCTAATACTAGTTCAGCAGTTCCAATTATAGATGCTCGAATCAGCAGGGTCCTGTAA
- the LOC137744322 gene encoding thaumatin-like protein translates to MCDVRNCHLYCTVSSFLWVSNCVFLFPLLVSDGAQLILVNNCNESIWPGILGSAGVDTPQSGGFHLGSGEESVLDVPEKWSGRIWGRQGCSFDSNGKGNCETGDCFGQLHCQGKGGVPPATVVEMTLGTSTSPLHFYDVSLVDGFNLPVSMKPVGGGIGCGVASCEVDLNVCCPSALEVRRGGRVVGCKSACLAMQSAKYCCTGSYANPNTCKPTLFAHLFKAICPKAYSYAFDDSSSLNKCRASRYVITFCPPH, encoded by the coding sequence ATGTGTGATGTCCGAAATTGCCACCTTTACTGCACTGTGTCCTCGTTTCTTTGGGTTTCTAattgtgttttcttgtttcCGCTTCTTGTTTCAGATGGGGCTCAACTGATTCTAGTGAACAACTGCAATGAAAGCATATGGCCCGGTATACTCGGCAGTGCAGGCGTAGACACTCCTCAAAGCGGCGGTTTCCATCTTGGCAGCGGCGAGGAGTCAGTTCTTGATGTACCTGAGAAGTGGTCAGGAAGAATATGGGGCAGGCAGGGTTGCTCCTTTGACAGTAATGGAAAAGGAAACTGTGAGACCGGCGATTGTTTTGGCCAATTGCATTGCCAAGGAAAAGGAGGCGTGCCTCCAGCGACCGTGGTTGAAATGACGCTGGGAACATCAACTTCACCCCTGCATTTCTATGATGTGAGTTTGGTTGATGGCTTTAACTTGCCCGTGTCAATGAAGCCGGTTGGTGGGGGAATAGGGTGCGGTGTTGCCTCATGCGAGGTTGATTTGAACGTGTGCTGCCCATCTGCGTTGGAAGTGAGGAGAGGAGGCAGGGTGGTCGGGTGTAAGAGTGCCTGCTTGGCTATGCAGTCTGCGAAGTATTGCTGCACAGGAAGCTACGCAAACCCAAACACTTGCAAACCGACCCTTTTCGCACATCTGTTTAAGGCCATATGCCCCAAGGCTTATAGTTATGCCTTTGATGACTCCTCCAGCCTTAACAAATGCCGTGCTTCGCGGTATGTCATCACTTTCTGCCCTCCCCATTGA
- the LOC137744679 gene encoding protein LATERAL BRANCHING OXIDOREDUCTASE 1-like, which translates to MAFAPNVQEMVRSNPLQVPETFLVSRKEEDEPKSTADAFDLSSKIPILDLSLLSSGHKEELNKLDQACKEWGFFQVVNHGVATELLQEMKDATAKFFELPLEEKNKIRMSGGREGYGQAYAISEGQTMDWSDTLILSLYPAQSRDLKFWPTAPNGFRETIEAYSSEVKRIGEELIRSLSIIMELEKDALLGLHKEVLQALRVNYTPPCSMPDKVLALSPHSDTTTVTILMQEDNVTGLQIRKEGKWVPVKPIPNALVVNVGDALEIWSNGKYKSIEHRAVPNESRLRISYASFLFPHTDAEVGPFDHMVESSRKYKKLKFGDYMAKAIKGKLDGKAHTEMAKIGS; encoded by the exons ATGGCATTTGCACCAAATGTTCAAGAAATGGTAAGAAGTAACCCATTGCAGGTCCCTGAAACATTCCTCGTAAGCAGGAAGGAAGAAGACGAGCCAAAGAGTACAGCAGACGCGTTTGATCTTTCATCGAAGATCCCTATCCTCGATCTTTCTCTGCTCTCGAGTGGGCACAAGGAGGAGCTCAACAAACTGGACCAAGCTTGCAAAGAATGGGGATTCTTTCAG GTGGTTAATCATGGAGTGGCAACAGAATTGCTGCAGGAGATGAAGGATGCAACGGCCAAGTTCTTTGAACTTCCTCTAGAAGAGAAGAATAAAATACGCATGTCAGGTGGCCGTGAGGGCTATGGGCAAGCCTATGCGATTTCCGAAGGGCAGACAATGGACTGGTCCGACACACTAATTCTAAGCCTTTATCCAGCTCAGTCAAGAGACCTTAAGTTTTGGCCAACTGCACCAAATGGGTTCAG GGAAACTATCGAGGCATATTCAAGTGAAGTTAAAAGAATTGGGGAGGAACTCATAAGGTCTCTATCTATTATCATGGAGCTAGAGAAGGATGCTCTTCTTGGACTGCATAAAGAGGTGCTTCAAGCCTTGCGGGTGAACTACACTCCTCCATGCTCCATGCCTGATAAAGTACTAGCTCTAAGTCCGCACTCGGATACAACCACCGTAACCATACTCATGCAAGAAGATAATGTCACCGGATTACAGATTCGAAAAGAAGGCAAATGGGTGCCGGTGAAGCCGATTCCGAACGCTCTCGTTGTGAATGTCGGAGATGCTCTTGAG ATATGGAGCAATGGGAAGTACAAGAGCATTGAGCATAGAGCTGTCCCCAACGAAAGCAGGCTGAGGATATCTTATGCATCATTTCTTTTTCCACATACTGACGCGGAAGTTGGACCGTTTGATCATATGGTGGAGTCATcaagaaaatacaagaaattaaaatttggagATTATATGGCGAAGGCCATAAAGGGGAAACTCGATGGGAAGGCACACACTGAAATGGCAAAGATTGGAAGTTGA
- the LOC137744324 gene encoding uncharacterized protein — protein sequence MSNLNKLNFAALEVSRRNYLKWVQDVKLHLIAKNLHPAIEDEMDNPVGKVEKATAIIFIRRHIQDALQTEYLSEEDPQALWVALVNRFDHQNDFFLPEARYEWQHLRFQDFKSVNE from the coding sequence atgtcgaatttgaacaaactcaacTTCGCTGCTTTGGAGGTCTCTAGAAGGAACTAtctcaagtgggtccaagatgtgaaacTCCACCTCATTGCAAAGAATTTGCATcccgccattgaagatgagatggaCAACCCTGTTGGCAAAGTTGAGAAAGCCACCGCTataatcttcattcgaagacatatCCAGGACGCCTTGCAAACTGAATATCTTTCTGAAGAGGATCCACAAGCACTATGGGTCGCTTTGGTTaatcgttttgatcaccaaaatgacttcttcttgcctgaagcaagataTGAATGGCAGCATTTGCGTTTCCAAGACTTTAAATCTGTGAATGAATAA
- the LOC137745648 gene encoding uncharacterized protein produces the protein MADGGPNWEGLLKWSLAHSDGTPPNRNLSEEERKWFMEAMQSQSIDVVKRMKEISLVMQTPEDVLEAQGVTSADIEDLLDELQEHVESIDMANDLHSVGGLVPLLGHLKNSHANIRAKAAEVVTTIVQNNPKSQQLVMEANGLEYLFTNLASDPDVTVRTKALGAISSLIRHNKPGITAFRLANGYAALRDALASDNVRFQRKALNLIQLLLHENSSDCNVATELGFPRIMLHLASSEDLEVREAALRGLLVLAQDKTDGANSRLADEDEKLKQLLQERIKGISSMSPEDLGAAKEERQLVDSLWNACFNEPSSLREKGLLVLPGEDGPPPDVASKLFEPRLRAFSPNPADTKPAAETKEAPPLLLGLGPPAEAANAQGSSGNRDDTNGSSQSN, from the exons ATGGCGGACGGCGGACCCAACTGGGAAGGACTGCTCAAATGGAGCCTCGCTCACTCCGATGGCACTCCCCCCAATCGCAATTTGAG CGAGGAGGAACGGAAGTGGTTTATGGAAGCGATGCAGTCGCAGAGTATCGATGTTGTAAAGAGGATGAAGGAGATATCGCTTGTAATGCAGACTCCTGAGGACGTCTTGGAAGCTCAGGGAGTTACTTCTGCTGACATAGAAG ATTTGTTGGATGAGTTGCAGGAGCATGTTGAGTCCATTGACATGGCCAATG ATCTTCACTCCGTTGGCGGTTTGGTCCCTCTTCTTGGTCACCTGAAGAATTCCCATGCTAATATCCGTGCAAAGGCTGCAGAAGTTGTGACCACTATTGTCCAGAACAACCCCAAGAGCCAGCAATTGGTTATGGAAGCGAATGGCTTAGAATATCTGTTTACTAATCTAGCATCTGACCCTGATGTCACGGTTCGAACCAAAGCCCTTGGAGCAATTTCCT CTTTAATCCGGCACAACAAACCCGGTATCACTGCATTTCGTCTGGCAAATGGTTATGCAGCCTTGAGAGATGCTTTGGCTTCTGACAACGTGAGATTCCAGAG GAAAGCTCTGAACTTGATTCAGTTGCTACTGCACGAGAATAGTTCTGATTGCAACGTAGCAACGGAGCTAGGATTTCCACGCATAATGTTGCACCTTGCCTCTAGCGAAGATCTAGAAGTACGAGAAGCTGCACTTCGGGGCCTTCTTGTGCTCGCCCAAGACAAAACTGATGGGGCCAATAGTAGGTTAGCTGATGAAGATGAGAAGTTGAAGCAACTTCTTCAAGAACGAATTAAAGGTATAAGTTCGATGTCTCCTGAAGATCTAGGGGCAGCTAAAGAAGAGAGGCAGCTGGTGGACTCACTCTGGAATGCCTGCTTCAACGAGCCATCTTCTCTTCGTGAGAAGGGGCTTCTTGTTCTCCCTGGGGAAGATGGACCGCCACCTGATGTTGCAAGCAAGCTTTTTGAACCTCGTCTTAGAGCTTTTTCTCCAAATCCCGCTGATACAAAACCTGCTGCTGAGACGAAAGAAGCTCCTCCTTTGCTGCTAGGATTAGGTCCTCCAGCCGAGGCTGCAAACGCTCAAGGTAGTTCTGGTAACAGAGATGATACGAATGGTAGCTCACAGTCGAATTAA
- the LOC137745557 gene encoding probable E3 ubiquitin-protein ligase RHC2A, with protein sequence MSSMAASSYWCYTCNRSIHVRVRTQDSILCPDCGAGFIEEIPTPTRSSPVHHPFPTAAMFLDSAPASQSPSPPILRRNQRSGRDRSPFNPVIVLRGPPDTESDPGSFELFYDDGAGMGLRPLPSSMSDILMGSGFDRLLHQLTQLENGVARLDHPPASKAAIESMPVIKIADSHVSTELHCAVCKEAFELDSEAREMPCKHIYHSDCIFPWLSIRNSCPVCRYQLPTDVRGPRGSGMASPENNGVVGEEETVGLTIWRLPGGGFAVGRFTGGRRAAERELPVVYTEMDGGFNTAGAPRRISWASRRRARESGGFAQAFRNFFSFFGRLRSSRSRSGNVFSRPSRRRSQRWALEDN encoded by the coding sequence ATGTCTTCCATGGCCGCATCGTCCTACTGGTGCTACACGTGTAACCGGTCGATTCATGTTAGGGTTCGGACCCAAGATTCGATCCTTTGCCCCGATTGCGGAGCTGGGTTTATTGAAGAGATCCCGACCCCGACCCGATCGTCTCCGGTCCACCACCCGTTTCCCACCGCCGCGATGTTCCTTGACAGCGCCCCGGCTTCGCAGAGTCCGAGCCCGCCTATACTTCGCCGGAATCAGAGAAGCGGCCGCGATCGGTCCCCGTTTAACCCGGTCATCGTTCTTCGGGGCCCACCCGACACAGAATCCGACCCGGGAAGTTTCGAGCTGTTCTATGACGATGGAGCTGGGATGGGTCTCCGCCCGCTGCCGTCGTCGATGTCGGATATCTTAATGGGTTCGGGTTTCGACCGGTTGCTCCACCAGTTGACCCAATTGGAAAACGGTGTCGCGCGGCTCGACCACCCTCCGGCGTCCAAAGCCGCGATTGAGTCGATGCCCGTCATCAAAATCGCCGACAGCCATGTCTCGACGGAGTTGCACTGCGCCGTTTGCAAAGAGGCTTTCGAGCTCGACTCTGAAGCGCGGGAGATGCCGTGTAAGCACATCTACCACTCAGATTGTATCTTCCCATGGCTTTCGATCCGCAATTCGTGCCCGGTTTGCCGGTACCAGCTCCCCACCGATGTGAGAGGCCCGCGTGGCAGTGGCATGGCTTCGCCAGAGAACAATGGCGTGGTTGGAGAAGAGGAGACAGTGGGGTTGACTATCTGGAGATTGCCCGGTGGCGGATTCGCTGTGGGGAGGTTCACCGGAGGCAGAAGAGCCGCGGAGCGCGAGCTTCCAGTTGTTTACACCGAGATGGATGGTGGGTTCAATACGGCCGGTGCTCCTAGGAGGATTTCATGGGCTTCTAGAAGAAGGGCTAGAGAGAGTGGGGGGTTCGCTCAGGCCTTTCGcaatttcttctcttttttcggCAGGCTGAGAAGCTCGAGAAGTCGGTCTGGCAATGTGTTCAGTAGACCATCACGGAGGAGGAGCCAGCGTTGGGCTTTGGAAGACAACTGA
- the LOC137745008 gene encoding uncharacterized protein, which translates to MGSMSSPLTMISAQPLKQSAAVVVRSPSLFRMHSEKKKSLTVVAAIGDVSADGTPYLIAGAAAVALLGTAFPILFSRKDLCPECDGAGFVRKGGATLRANAARKDEAQIVCVRCNGLGKLNQVDKR; encoded by the exons ATGGGATCAATGTCTTCACCTCTGACGATGATTTCTGCACAGCCGCTGAAACAGTCGGCGGCAGTGGTTGTCCGGAGCCCCTCCCTCTTCAGAATGCactctgaaaagaagaaatcgtTGACGGTGGTTGCTGCCATTGGAGATGTATCAGCTGATGGAACGCCCTACCTGATTGCCggtgctgctgctgttgctttGCTTGGCACTGCATTTCCAATCCTCTTCTCCAGGAAGGACCT GTGTCCCGAATGCGATGGGGCAGGTTTCGTTCGGAAGGGAGGGGCAACTTTGAGAGCAAATGCAGCGAGGAAGGACGAGGCTCAGATCGTCTGTGTTCGTTGCAATGGCCTTGGCAAGCTCAACCAAGTCGACAAAAGATAG